The following nucleotide sequence is from Citrus sinensis cultivar Valencia sweet orange chromosome 6, DVS_A1.0, whole genome shotgun sequence.
ttttcctccaaagagataaaatttctatttttaaaatcaaacccTAGTTTGAATTGCCTCGCCCAGTACTTATACACAGCACATAAAAACCCtactctaatttttctttctccatattttttttccctcactCAGCGAAGTTTAAATAGGTAACACTCAATTTTCTCAAACCCTAATGCtgtttcaatttcttattctcAATCATTTTGATTATGAGTTTGTGAATAGGTAAGAATGGCCACGGCGTCGACGGCGAAGGCAACTTCAGCGACAGCAGCGCCAAAACAGGCCCATCAGGATTCATCTCAGCCGCATTATGATGTAAAGCTATTTAATAGATGGACTTTCGAGGATGTTAGCGTTAAGTttccacattttttttcttttttacattaccgcttcatttttatttaatactatgatctttatatatataataacataCAGTGAGGTTTTTGTTATGATTATACtttataaatgaatgaatgaaagtGTCATTGAATTTTGTTTATCCCGATCTGCCACGCTAAAATCTAGATAGaatccaataataatatttaaaatgaatgttaACATTCTCGATGCAGACCACCCATTAACTCTCTTTATTAAGAGTTATAGCacaaattttatcattcaaCAACTCTCTCTGTATACAAAATTTGTCGattaataatttctatttttaaattatttgattttgactttttgtaAATCTCAGTGATTTTGACTTTCGTTAAATCTCAATCTATAGGTGAGCGACATGTCCTTGAATGATTACATTGGAGTCCAAGCACCAAAGAATGCAACCTATGTACCTCACACAGCTGGGAGGTACTCAGTAAAGCGGTTTAGGAAAGCACAGTGCCCAATTGTTGAGAGGCTCACAAATTCACTGATGATGCATGGACGAAACAACGGCAAGAAATTGATGGCTGTTTTGATTGTCAAGCATGCTATGGAAATTATTCATCTCCTTACTGACCAGAACCCAATTCAAGTCATTGTTGATGCTGTCATCAACAGgtactagtttttttttttttctcccatATATGTTGcatgaatttatatttcattaattatggCATATTTAGagttgcatttttattttaatttttttgggtgttaCAGTGGTCCTCGTGAAGATGCCACAAGAATTGGCTCTGCGGGTGTTGTTAGGCGGCAGGCTGTGGATATCAGCCCCTTGCGCCGTGTGAATCAGGCGTTATATTTGCTTACAACCGGTGCTCGTGAATCTGCTTTCCGAAACATCAAAACAATTGCTGAATGCTTGGCTGATGAACTCATCAATGCTGCCAAGGGTTCATCCAACAGGTAATTTAATTTGCTAACTTATTCATACAATTCTCATTCGcctaatatcaaaatacatgCATAAAgcaaaaagattattattattattattatttcaagaaaaaacCTTATTCACACAATTTCTCTTTAACtgtgttcttgaattgtttcaGCTATGCAATCAAAAAGAAGGATGAGATTGAGAGAGTTGCCAAGGCCAATCGTTGAATACTTAATAGAGATTCAGATAAATTAAGTAATTCTCTtggttttgataatttaagagattttttttttccatctctTGGACATGTCatgaatattaatttgttggcTGTTGATTTTCTAACATTTAGAGCTAATGTTCTTCTTCTTAGTTTGTTTGACTTGCAATGCAATAATTTGGGATTTGTCTATTGCAAAAGTATGGCTGTACATGATTCCTGTAAACGACGTATTCTTGTCGTTTGATGGCCGTATAATTTACTGTTTCATCCTTATAGTCAAATTTTCTgttttagatttctttttttatttttcaaagaatttaggaatgattaaagaaaaatgctaaGTATCAAGAAAAACGAGAGAATGATGAGAGAATAAAGCATGTGGTGGgatgagagagaaagaaaaaaagctgACAActgagagagagaagagacaATTCTCTCGTCATTCTCTCGTTGTTCTTGATATTTAGCAGCactcataattaaatttacaattaaaaaattctaacttaaggtttaaaaatatctaccaaaaaatattttatatttgtatacaCATAACGCATTAGATTCGAATCTATTTAGATTTCGATATTCTCTCGATTCCAATATTCTCAAAAGCATATCCCATCAttatcaaactttttttttttcattaaccTTTTCTTGGCACTGAAGGTTAATGAATAAGACGTCTTACAGTGGATGAAAGTGAAGTTACTCAACGTCACTAATTTTACCGAACTATTTTTTGATTGATCACACTAATTATTCGAGTTAAAATTCTACTGACTTGAGAGCAAATGTTATATAGCTAGTGGGATGAAAAAGAAGTTACTTTAGCGTGCAGCAGTAACAGAATCAGTGATAATTGACAAAGTAGGAATACAGACAAAACAAGTGCATGTCGTTATCTCCAGCTCATAGTGGGAAGCTCTAAAGCAGCTTTGTCTGCATATGAAAAAGGCTGAAAATCTTCAACATTGCTTTATTACTAGGAATCAACTTTTGATCCCTAAATCTTATTCGAAAATGATAGATTCCATTtgcaaagatttttttttttcatttctgcGTCAACTGCAAATGCCTGGAAATTAAGGTTTACCTTTAGCcccatttttttatattcttgaCTCTTCTGATCTTTAGCTCTTCTCAAGAGCTGCGTGCTGTAATCTacatttgatatttattaattcctttcacattttttttataatgattCTTTGACtaagccatttttttttaaaaaaattttgtaacacAAAAGCACTCATTAATAAGTGACATTGTAGCTAATGGTAATTTAATCCCCATCTCATATCCTTGTGAGTGTTGCAAGCTTCAAATCTCTTCTTTTCGACTCAAATCTGATGGCACTcacattaaaatttcttactcTAAATTGTAATTTAGTTTTAGATTATTGTAGACCTAAAAATTGATCCAAACTTGTCGATTTGCTAATTCAAGAGATCCGAACAAAAAGAAGCTTAGGTAGTCGGTTTGTGTCAATGATAAGttcaaattaaatcaaaagcgTTACAATctaagttaaataattaagtagatattgtttgttttgggTGTTACGCACATGTTTCACTATCACAAGTTTAGTATGGTTCGGCTTTATGCAATTTTCCTTTATCTAAAATTGGTCAATTTATTTAGCTTCTCATAGTTTATAAATATACTCACGTTCtcatgagaatttttcaattCACACATTAAGTTGCGAGCTAActcgaaaaataaaaatttaaactacACATATATATACTCCTCTTATGTGGGCgcccttatctttttttcttttcttttttttccatgtGGATCGGACATGTTACTAAGCCATATGActtaaataaagttaattcAGACATTCTATTAGaccatataattttatagtgaATTAGACACCGACTCTATTAAAATTATGCGGGTTAATAGTGTGtcctcataaaaaaaaaatgaaggcatCCTCacctaaaaatttatatgtgtGTGCGCGCACATACTTGTACGTGTGAGCTCATATGtggatgaaaataaaagataataacaTACGTTTTTCattgcattttcttttattttctcatataTTAGAATccgtgtattttttttcttttaactccattcacataaattttttgtgcATATATAGGAATataggagaaaaagaaaagaaaagaaagacacacacacacgcaacCCAACCTCCTTCACCGCAGGGACGAAGTCATAAAACCATGCAAGGCCCAGTAGCTAGGGACTTGAACATTACTGAAAACTTGTGTactcttaaaatattatacaaaCTACAAACTTATAAAGTAAATAACTTCGAAGTTACAAAAAGTCTTTGCCCTCTTCATATACAAGCAGAAATTAAATAGACTCATGTGAGTTGGATTTGATGAAAATCTTTTTATCACCCggaaaattttactaattgaACTAATTAGTATCCAcaactaaaaatataattatttttaaattctgaaattgtctttttattttttttaaagtatataAAAGTGCCATAAATGAGAGTTAAAAATCTatgttcatatattttttttcggtaaaagagaaaaaatcaacttcaaaTTTAACCgtttattaatgtttttttaaaaaaaaaatcatgatcTCATCAAAATCTTATCCTCGTAAGAAATTGCCCCCTCCGATCAAAGTTGCTGGCCGTGTCTTTGTCACCACCTTTACCATGTGCACATATTACAATAGCCACCAAGCTCATATATGGTccttatttaaaacaaaaagataaaaacaatGATCACAACACAAATACATGCGACCATAAGAAACTTCTataaaaatatccaaaaaaaatgacaaatttacCCTCCAATTACAACAACATCCCCACTCTCACCCCCCTTCCTTCATGCTTATATAAACACATTCGCCCTCTTCACCTCCATTGCCATGCattaattatcaaaacaaatcaaaagcTCTCTCAAGAAAACTAAAGATGGGTTCCCTTCCTTGCGTTGTCGAAGACATGGGAGGTGTCCTTCGACTATACAGTGATGGCACAGTTTTCAGGTCCAAAGATATCAAGTTTAACATGCAGTTGATCGATCAAAACGACGAGTCATCGGTCTTCTTCAAGGACTGTCAATATGACAAGATCCACGACTTGCACCTCCGTTTATACAAACCCAGATCAGAAACGACGTCTTCTCCGCTGTCTAAAGCTAAGCTTCCCATTGTGGTATTCATTCACGGGGGAGGCTTTTGCGCCGGGTCACGAGAGTGGCCAAACTCTCACAACTGTTGCTTCCGCCTGGCCGCTGAGCTCAACGCTCTCGTTGTTGCCCTAGACTACAGGCTGGCGCCGGAACACCGGCTCCCGGCTGCGATGGAAGATGCTTTTGCTGCCATGAAATGGCTGCAAGCTCAGGCTTTAAGTGAAAATCTTAATGGGGATGCATGGTTTGATGAAGTTGAATTTGATAATGTTTTCGTTCTTGGAGATTCCTCCGGGGGGAATATTGCTCATCATTTGGCGGTTCAGCTCGGCGGCGGTTCGAGCGAGTTGGCTCCAGTTAGGGTTCGAGGGTATGTGCTTTTGGCTCCATTTTTTGGTGGTGTGGCTCGGACCAAGTCTGAGCTGGGGCCAAGTGAGGCTATGTTGAATCTGGAATTACTAGACaggtaataattaataatttgattcattctatttcttattttatttttcggATTTTCCTATGATATCAAATTAGCAGGTAGTGGTTTTCACgtaatgttttattaattgcttTCTCTCAAGACGTGGACATATCAAACCTATGCATTCACATGTGAATTTTGAGTGTGTTTTAAGGTGGTGGTCTATTTTAATTGACACAGACTTGTTtggtataaattttttaatttaatttaatttttttttatagataaaacATGCCAAAATTATGCATCCTAGCCAGTGCCACTGGTTGGTCTCAATTGTTATTATCATTCCAAACTTGAAAAACTCATGTACATTTATCTCTTACAAATCTTAACTCCTTAAGCTATAAATTCACAATTACTGATAtccttttaataattttaaaacttcatAACtcttaccaaaaaaaaaaaaaaaagaaattttttgtatatataaagATTCACTTTTCAGTACGATCACATGTTCTGgaaattaagttaataaaGTAACTTACCTCCAAAAACCAAAGTAGCtatgtaatttacaaaattaattaaccttaaaaaaatgatatttttttttaaaatttaacccTTATTAGTTATATGTGATAATAACACGCACCCTGTAGATTTTACAGCGTGTGTAGGGTATAGGGAATCAAGAGAGTTGTATAATTTACTAAGTAAATAATGGTGGGCAAGAGAAGAGAGCTGTATGACTGACGACTATTAAACAATCATGTACATTTGCTGAACCTAATTTCACATTATCCATATCTACTCCTCAaaattgtttatatatatgtagataaatttaaaataccttgtatcattttttttttatgtaaataatgGGAATTCATCAAAGGGAGAAAGCaccttttattaaaatattgttaaagacaataaattaaagaaatataaatttaagtgaTAAGTCAAAATCATTCTCCAAAAGATTAACTTTGGTTACAAAAAATTCTTAGCAGTATTGGTCCACGTTTGTAAACacatttaaatttctaaaaaaaataataataataattaatactcaGAAGTTACTAGATTATAAAATCTAGAAATTTGCAAGACAATGAAAATTAGCCGACTAGAAAGCCTCcttatgaaatataaaaaaagctTTTGAAAGGGctatttatctattttgagCAACGAGTCATTTTCTTAAATCCCGTTCAATTCATTCAAGCCAAAGTCTAAATCCAGAAACTAATTAACCATAATCACGAAGGACAAAAATGATAGGATAGTTTATTGGTCAATATTTATCCATAATACCCAATCAAAATAAACCACTTGCCTTTTCTTGGACCGTCATCTTTGCGCTCGAACAAAAGCTTGCCACATTAATGgaattaaactttttaaaaatcgATACCAGCTTGATATTTCCCTTTCTGAGCACAgtgattatttcaaatttttttattcttattcaaCTGATTCAAAAAGTGCAAAATACATGCATTTCTCCATCTTCTCAGTTCTCACCCATTTTTACAAGAATTCGGCCACGATGAATGGACAgacatcatttttttcataaagtATCTCTTCACTATTAGCACCAAACGGAAGAGATGTGATAGCGCAAAAGTGAACTCCATTATTAATAATCATGATTAAATTTGAGATAGCGCCTAATCCAAATTACATGAGGTAGTGCTTATTGCTTAATCAAACTCTATCTTCCCATTGTCTTATGCAAAAAAATGGCAACACAGTAAATTGGAGGAAATTAACAagcaattttaatatttaatataatttgtgctatgaataatattatatgtaccGAAAGTAgtataaaatgtataaaagcaaaaaaattttaaaaaaaaattgtcttatagaattttttttttaaaatcttccaGTAATGATATGTTATTTGTTGTGTATATTTTGTACACGTATCATTGTTGTTGTGTTATTAATCctacttaaattttatcaattaaattaaatatgacatcgaatattttgattatataGTGAAATTCTCCTACTTTTCTGAAAATGCATGACAGTTTTTGGAGGCTATCATTACCAATTGGAGAAACTAGAGACCATCCATACGCAAATCCTTTTGGTCCCGAAAGCCCCAGCCTTGAAGTAGTGAGCCTCGATCCGATGTTAGTTGTCGCCAGCGAAATCGAATtgttaaaagatagagctaaAGACTATGCAAAAAGATTGAAAGCGATGGGTAAAACTATTGATTTCGTCGAGTTTAAAGGACAACAACATGGTTTTTTCACCAATGAGCCATTCTCGGAAGCCTCTAATGAATTTCTAAAAGTCGTCGAGAAGTTCATGTCTGAAAACTCGACCTAATCgagaaaaagtaatttttgcTAAACAAGATTGTTGGAATTGCATGTAttaggtaattaattaattgattataatatGCTTGtgttaagtttaaattatgtagaatatttttatgtttctgCTGTGAGAAACTTTCAAGTTGTAGAACATACACATATATTTGTGTATGTGTGGTGATAGTTTAATCATATAGTTCAGACTATATGTGTTGAGATTATTTTGTATGACTAATATATTGCGTTCTTTATATATCAGCCTTTACTAATagataattcttttttctttttttttttcatttgtttcttcttgaTGAGTGATGACCAATAATTAGCCTGAGAAGACCAATGCCATGAGAATACCGCATGTATTACGGGTTAAAATTATCTACCTCATCAATAATTGTAGATTAGACGTCATTATCTAAGGCAGCAAGTATTTAAGTAATCTAATTGACTGCATTATATATTTGgttaatacaatataataacTTAAATCAAGTTGGACGAAGATCATTTTATTGACTCATACACGTTATACATTCTGAAATGATATGCGTTCTATCGGTATTAATGGTAGGTCCAAAATCGTGAAGGCACTGAGCAAATTGAATTTATCAAGATTATTTGAGTACATATAACATACTAATGGTAGTTTGACACACTACCGTCGCATATCTTGGAACTTAATTTAATctagaattataaaatatgaagagCATTATCCACccaatatttaacaaaaaaaaaatcatattttcaaTCTTTTGACAAAACTGAAccttaatgtttttttttttttttgtttttggtgaAACCCTAACTTTTTCATCTCATGAACTTTGCCCGGTCttcaatttcaatataatgaatataaatgtttttttgcGAAATAACTGCAACAGACAAATTGATACTCAAAATTACTTCATGAGGTTCACAATGCTCAGAAACCTCTCCAGTGATGAGTCCATTCTTTTTCAAGGTATCTCTCTTTtcgttttaaattttactgaTAAAATCAAGGATAAACCAATCAATGCCCCCAAGGACGTGGTCGGGTTAGTAACCAATAAATAATGAGTCGTTGGCCACCCGCATGTGCCCTTACCATGTACCAGTTATTTTTGTCAGcacttttttaagttttttccATTTGACTATATATCATTGCTCGTTACTTGCagttaatgaagaaaaaaaaaagttattacaTACCCTAAGGGCGGCAAAGGAATCCACTTTCTCGACGCAGTATAGGACATTTTCTTTGGCTAAGGGTCCAACTTCTCCGACCCATCGATTAATTAAGCAGCTTAGGGACTGAGGCAGTTTCATCAATAGAGACTGAATCGATCGATACTGGCCCAGAGAGCATCCAGTGAATTATCCTCCGAATTAATTTTAGCTTTAGCCGCAGTTGAAAACAAGCAAAAGCTCCCACTACCTATTTGGGTGTTTCTAGAGCTGCCAAG
It contains:
- the LOC102625543 gene encoding 40S ribosomal protein S5-like produces the protein MATASTAKATSATAAPKQAHQDSSQPHYDVKLFNRWTFEDVSVSDMSLNDYIGVQAPKNATYVPHTAGRYSVKRFRKAQCPIVERLTNSLMMHGRNNGKKLMAVLIVKHAMEIIHLLTDQNPIQVIVDAVINSGPREDATRIGSAGVVRRQAVDISPLRRVNQALYLLTTGARESAFRNIKTIAECLADELINAAKGSSNSYAIKKKDEIERVAKANR
- the LOC102616598 gene encoding probable carboxylesterase 15 is translated as MGSLPCVVEDMGGVLRLYSDGTVFRSKDIKFNMQLIDQNDESSVFFKDCQYDKIHDLHLRLYKPRSETTSSPLSKAKLPIVVFIHGGGFCAGSREWPNSHNCCFRLAAELNALVVALDYRLAPEHRLPAAMEDAFAAMKWLQAQALSENLNGDAWFDEVEFDNVFVLGDSSGGNIAHHLAVQLGGGSSELAPVRVRGYVLLAPFFGGVARTKSELGPSEAMLNLELLDSFWRLSLPIGETRDHPYANPFGPESPSLEVVSLDPMLVVASEIELLKDRAKDYAKRLKAMGKTIDFVEFKGQQHGFFTNEPFSEASNEFLKVVEKFMSENST